A single genomic interval of Eleutherodactylus coqui strain aEleCoq1 chromosome 3, aEleCoq1.hap1, whole genome shotgun sequence harbors:
- the KCNJ4 gene encoding inward rectifier potassium channel 4 — MTMDTVRSSRYSIVSTDEEGLRMPSMGLNGHWASSLHHPQSRRKRRNRFVKKNGQCNVYFANLSNKSQRYMADIFTTCVDTRWRYMLLIFSAAFLASWLFFAFLFWCIAFLHGDLGVAIPAGRSGPPKPCLMHVNSFVEAFLFSVETQTTIGYGFRCVTDECPLAILAVVAQSILGCLIDSFMIGTIMAKMARPKKRAQTLLFSHHAVIALRDGKLCLMWRVGNLRKSHIVEAHVRAQLIRPYVTQEGEYLPVDQRDLNVGYDSGLDRIFLVSPIIIVHEIDEESPLYSMGKEQLEGEDFEIVVILEGMVEATAMTTQARSSYLASEIRWGHRFEPVVFEEKNHYKVDYSHFHKTYQVPGTPVCSARELHESRITALPSPSAFCYENELALLSQEEDDDEEAVGGGPDEGVIHVMGSHLELDRLQASMALDNISYRRESAI; from the coding sequence TAGGTACAGCATTGTGTCAACAGATGAAGAAGGTCTCCGCATGCCTTCCATGGGTCTTAATGGTCACTGGGCTTCTTCACTCCACCACCCTCAATCACGACGGAAACGGCGTAATCGTTTTGTTAAAAAGAATGGTCAATGTAATGTCTACTTTGCAAACCTCAGCAACAAATCACAACGCTACATGGCTGATATCTTCACCACATGTGTGGATACCCGTTGGCGCTACATGCTGCTCATCTTTTCTGCCGCTTTCTTAGCTTCCTGGctcttctttgccttcctcttctGGTGCATTGCTTTCCTCCATGGGGATTTAGGTGTTGCAATTCCTGCAGGAAGATCTGGGCCACCAAAACCATGTCTAATGCATGTAAACAGCTTTGTGGAAGCTTTCCTGTTCTCTGTAGAGACACAAACCACAATAGGGTATGGATTCCGTTGTGTTACTGATGAATGCCCTTTAGCCATACTAGCCGTAGTGGCACAATCAATCCTTGGTTGCCTCATTGACTCTTTTATGATTGGAACAATAATGGCCAAAATGGCTAGACCTAAAAAACGGGCTCAAACTCTGCTTTTCAGTCATCATGCTGTAATTGCTCTAAGAGATGGTAAACTCTGCTTAATGTGGAGGGTCGGTAATCTGCGCAAAAGTCACATTGTAGAAGCCCATGTAAGAGCACAATTGATCCGCCCATATGTTACGCAAGAGGGTGAGTACCTCCCTGTAGATCAGCGGGACCTGAATGTAGGGTACGATAGTGGACTGGATCGTATATTTTTAGTTTCCCCCATAATTATAGTTCATGAGATAGATGAGGAGAGCCCGCTATATTCAATGGGGAAGGAGCAATTGGAGGGCGAAGACTTTGAGATTGTTGTAATTTTGGAAGGTATGGTTGAAGCCACAGCAATGACAACACAAGCTCGTAGCTCATACTTAGCAAGTGAGATTCGTTGGGGACACAGATTTGAGCCTGTTGTATTTGAGGAGAAGAATCATTATAAAGTTGACTATTCTCACTTTCATAAAACATACCAGGTGCCAGGAACTCCTGTGTGCAGCGCACGTGAGCTGCACGAGAGTCGCATAACTGCTTTACCTTCCCCAAGCGCCTTCTGCTATGAAAATGAACTGGCTCTCCTAAGTCAAGAGGAGGATGACGACGAAGAAGCCGTTGGTGGTGGTCCTGATGAAGGGGTCATCCATGTTATGGGAAGTCATCTAGAACTAGATCGCCTCCAGGCTTCCATGGCACTAGACAATATTTCATACAGAAGAGAATCAGCCATATGA